From a region of the Drosophila virilis strain 15010-1051.87 chromosome 3, Dvir_AGI_RSII-ME, whole genome shotgun sequence genome:
- the LOC6624618 gene encoding dynein regulatory complex subunit 2, producing the protein MSTFVPEIRITRITETYLEDALEEMAEAAKPRPPTRAQKKAARKEAKRLQKIADQKLIMRHDLETELELGKRMDLRGMEEWNSIAEQIKIVELRNEIITWGERAERIFENKNDHIQMLIDDIAQTNEQHARNYGRTVELIDHISECYQAMLEGNKRMYEQQAEDLLKEFYDEVHLRTEEVEAMHTNSENIIHASNLFTRDQLKEDYQIYLEQRDDNVNREIEHRFDIRDQVVSKMNDMQRQLNEFVDALHSTELDAHKYERIRSLTERQQAFVEESKKLNVEEAKYSIMLNDIQSETLRIETQNNGTINDLRLEFEYFTNVRKKIEDRMHADRITTHEKLRILSTECYELTKKFEKIVKSGELLLALSITCRKLQTESEKIIVGGEVVEPIDVGPIDENFTLQTLDMKQHVDLTEEDLVMLNNGLKNFWRQQAVAQAQNMLLLEEKRKLTEENQRHIDFIKSMSKTDNAEELRSAMHVKPCLEKVPLLFDTQCRFFKLRVTKGSATAGKDAQRQAVNTIKMLCGSKCNLDPEKKSD; encoded by the exons ATGTCGACATTCGTGCCGGAAATACGCATAACGCGTATTACGGAAACGTATCTGGAAGATGCGCTCGAAGAAATGGCGGAGGCGGCAAAGCCACGCCCACCGACCAGGGCGCAGAAAAAGGCGGCGCGAAAAGAGGCAAAGCGCCTGCAGAAAATCGCCGACCAGAAACTGATCATGCGC CATGATCTGGAGacggagctggagctgggcaAGCGCATGGATTTGCGCGGCATGGAGGAATGGAACTCCATTGCCGAGCAGATCAAAATAGTTGAGCTGCGCAATGAGATAATCACATGGGGCGAGCGCGCCGAGCGCATTTTTGAGAACAAAAACGATCACATCCAAATGCTGATCGACGATATCGCCCAGACGAATGAGCAGCATGCGCGCAATTATGGCCGCACCGTGGAGCTGATCGATCACATTAGCGAATGCTACCAGGCGATGCTGGAAGGCAACAAGCGCATGTACGAACAGCAGGCCGAGGATCTGCTCAAGGAGTTCTACGACGAGGTGCATCTGCGCACCGAAGAAGTGGAGGCAATGCATACGAACAGCGAGAACATAATCCATGCCTCCAATCTGTTCACGCGCGACCAGCTCAAGGAGGACTATCAAATCTATCTGGAGCAGCGCGATGACAATGTCAACCGCGAGATCGAGCATCGCTTCGACATACGCGATCAGGTTGTCAGCAAAATGAATGACATGCAGCGCCAGCTAAACGAGTTCGTGGATGCCCTGCACAGCACCGAGCTGGATGCCCACAAGTACGAGCGCATCCGTTCGCTGACGGAACGCCAGCAGGCGTTCGTGGAGGAGAGCAAGAAGCTGAACGTTGAGGAGGCCAAGTACAGCATCATGCTGAACGATATACAGAGCGAGACGCTGCGCATCGAGACGCAGAACAATGGGACCATTAACGATTTGCGCCTTGAGTTCGAGTACTTTACGAATGTGCGCAAGAAGATCGAGGATCGGATGCATGCGGATCGCATAACCACGCACGAGAAGCTGCGCATACTCAGCACCGAGTGCTATGAGCTGACCAAG AAATTCGAGAAGATCGTGAAGAGCGGCGAGCTGCTGCTCGCGCTGTCCATCACGTGCCGGAAGCTGCAAACGGAGTCCGAGAAGATCATTGTGGGCGGCGAGGTAGTTGAGCCCATCGATGTGGGCCCTATTGATGAAAACTTTACGCTGCAAACGCTGGACATGAAACAGCACGTCGATCTCACCGAGGAGGATCTGGTCATGCTCAATAACGGACTGAAGAACTTTTGGCGCCAACAGGCCGTGGCCCAGGCCCAGaacatgctgctgctggaggagAAGCGCAAGCTGACCGAGGAGAATCAGCGTCACATCGACTTCATCAAGTCGATGAGCAAGACCGACAATGCCGAGGAGCTGCGCTCCGCCATGCACGTCAAACCATGCCTGGAGAAGGTGCCGCTGCTTTTCGATACCCAATGCCGCTTCTTCAAGCTGCGCGTCACCAAGGGCTCGGCAACTGCCGGCAAGGATGCCCAAAGGCAGGCGGTGAACACCATCAAGATGCTGTGCGGCAGCAAATGTAACCTTGATCCCGAAAAGAAAAGCGATTAG